A single Tenacibaculum sp. 190524A02b DNA region contains:
- the rpsU gene encoding 30S ribosomal protein S21: MLIIPVKEGENIDRALKRYKRKFDRTKTMRQLRGRKQFTKPSVAKRAQKIKAAYVQRLRTQEEVG; this comes from the coding sequence ATGTTAATTATTCCAGTTAAGGAAGGAGAGAATATTGATAGAGCATTAAAGCGTTATAAACGTAAATTTGATCGTACTAAAACAATGAGGCAATTGCGTGGTAGAAAGCAGTTTACTAAACCCTCTGTAGCAAAAAGAGCTCAAAAAATTAAAGCAGCTTATGTACAAAGATTAAGAACTCAAGAAGAAGTAGGATAG
- a CDS encoding tyrosine-type recombinase/integrase, which translates to MLIEAFLEYLEVEKKYSKHTVTAYKKDLESFEEFCVKTFDEESLVGVHYNQIRTWIVNLVEKGVTNRTINRKISSLKTFYNFLQKIEEIKMNPLAKHKSLKVQKKVSVPFTKEEVKAVIDLLNEGVGFEFVRDRLIVELLYATGIRRAELIAIREKDIDLARGVIKVLGKRNKERLIVLLPLVQKSLERYLIEKKNLKEADREYLLVSKKGVKIYETLVYRIINSYFSRVSTKAKKSPHILRHAFATHMLNNGASLNSVKELLGHSSLASTQVYTHNSLEEIKRVFNKTHPRESD; encoded by the coding sequence ATGCTAATAGAAGCGTTTTTAGAATATTTAGAGGTTGAAAAAAAATATTCAAAACATACAGTTACAGCTTATAAAAAAGATTTAGAGTCTTTTGAAGAGTTTTGTGTGAAAACTTTTGATGAAGAAAGTTTAGTTGGAGTGCATTATAACCAAATAAGAACATGGATTGTTAATTTAGTAGAGAAAGGAGTAACAAACAGAACTATAAATAGAAAAATTAGCTCTTTGAAAACATTTTATAATTTTTTACAAAAAATTGAAGAAATAAAAATGAATCCTTTAGCAAAACATAAATCTTTAAAAGTTCAAAAAAAAGTTAGTGTGCCTTTTACAAAAGAAGAAGTAAAGGCAGTTATTGATTTATTAAATGAAGGAGTTGGTTTTGAGTTTGTTAGGGATAGGTTAATAGTGGAATTGTTGTATGCAACAGGGATAAGAAGGGCGGAGTTAATAGCTATAAGAGAAAAGGATATTGATTTGGCGAGAGGAGTTATTAAGGTTTTGGGGAAAAGAAATAAAGAACGATTAATTGTTTTATTACCTCTGGTACAAAAATCTTTAGAGCGTTATTTGATAGAGAAAAAAAACTTAAAAGAAGCAGATAGAGAATACCTGTTAGTATCTAAAAAGGGAGTTAAAATATATGAAACACTTGTTTATCGGATAATAAATTCGTATTTTAGTAGAGTGTCAACAAAGGCGAAAAAAAGTCCTCATATACTAAGACACGCGTTTGCGACGCATATGTTAAATAATGGAGCGTCGCTAAATTCGGTTAAAGAATTGCTAGGGCATTCAAGTTTAGCCTCTACCCAAGTCTATACTCATAATAGCTTGGAGGAAATCAAAAGAGTGTTTAATAAGACTCACCCTAGGGAGTCAGACTAA
- a CDS encoding acyl-CoA dehydrogenase family protein, whose translation MNSMYFTEEHEAFRQSFKDFLQKEVVPHIEKWEKDGAVERFIWKKFGEMGYFGLNQPEEYGGLGLDLFYTVIFLEELQKINSGGFAANMWAHAYLAMTHLNKEGDDRIKKEYLAPSIDGEKIGCLCITEPFGGSDVAGMRTTAVKDGDHYVLNGSKTFITNGVYSDYLVVAAKTNSEEKHRGMSIFVIDRDSKGVSSTKLDKLGWRASDTAEIAFDNVIVPKENLMGEEGMGFSYIMQHFALERLVMGINAHARAEYAVNYAIQYMGEREAFGQNLNKFQALRHKVAEMASKVDMCREYNYSIAKRLNDGQYVVKEASMSKLLSTKMADEVIYDALQLLGGYGYMEEYPMARLLRDSRLGPIGGGTSEILKEIIAKMVIDKKEYKPAT comes from the coding sequence ATGAATAGTATGTACTTTACTGAAGAGCATGAGGCTTTTCGTCAAAGTTTTAAGGACTTCTTGCAAAAAGAAGTAGTTCCACACATAGAAAAATGGGAAAAGGATGGAGCAGTTGAAAGATTCATATGGAAGAAGTTTGGAGAAATGGGATATTTTGGGCTGAATCAGCCTGAAGAATATGGAGGATTAGGTTTAGATCTTTTTTATACGGTTATATTTTTGGAGGAATTGCAAAAAATAAACTCAGGTGGATTTGCTGCTAATATGTGGGCACATGCTTATTTAGCAATGACACATCTTAATAAAGAAGGAGATGATCGTATTAAAAAAGAATATTTAGCTCCGAGTATTGATGGAGAAAAGATTGGTTGTTTGTGTATTACAGAACCATTTGGAGGGAGTGATGTAGCAGGAATGAGAACAACAGCTGTCAAAGATGGGGATCATTATGTTTTAAATGGTTCTAAAACGTTTATAACTAATGGTGTGTACTCAGATTATTTGGTCGTAGCAGCAAAAACAAATTCTGAAGAGAAACATCGTGGGATGAGTATTTTTGTTATTGATAGAGATAGTAAAGGAGTGTCTTCTACAAAGCTAGATAAATTAGGTTGGAGAGCTTCAGATACTGCAGAGATAGCTTTTGATAATGTTATTGTGCCTAAAGAAAATTTAATGGGAGAAGAAGGAATGGGGTTCTCTTATATAATGCAACATTTTGCATTAGAAAGACTTGTAATGGGAATTAATGCACATGCTAGAGCTGAATATGCTGTGAATTATGCTATTCAGTACATGGGAGAGAGAGAGGCTTTTGGTCAAAATCTTAATAAGTTTCAGGCATTAAGACATAAAGTTGCCGAAATGGCTAGTAAGGTTGATATGTGTAGAGAGTATAATTATTCAATAGCTAAACGTTTAAATGATGGGCAATATGTGGTCAAAGAGGCAAGCATGAGTAAGTTGTTGTCTACAAAAATGGCTGATGAAGTTATTTATGATGCATTACAGTTATTAGGAGGTTATGGTTATATGGAAGAGTATCCAATGGCAAGACTTTTAAGGGATAGTCGTTTAGGACCTATTGGAGGTGGAACTTCAGAGATTTTGAAAGAAATAATAGCTAAAATGGTAATTGATAAAAAAGAATATAAACCAGCTACATAG
- a CDS encoding Crp/Fnr family transcriptional regulator, producing MYASILKKAFDPYYNAPITIWEYFSDLCEEITFKKNQKIKEVNTVSKFGYFLLEGACGFFVFKKNYFVCTDLYLENCFFGDNSSLFTGKASPVEIVALENSKLLRISKSNIDELKKMQIGALLFHTGELHSNIEKQQQQIEMMTMTAEEKYMNLLETNPEVLKRIHQKHIASYLGITPQSLSRIRKKVR from the coding sequence ATGTATGCCTCTATTTTAAAGAAAGCTTTTGACCCTTATTATAATGCCCCTATAACTATTTGGGAGTATTTTTCGGATTTGTGTGAAGAGATTACGTTTAAAAAAAATCAAAAAATTAAAGAAGTAAATACCGTTTCAAAATTTGGGTATTTTTTACTAGAAGGGGCATGCGGTTTTTTTGTTTTCAAAAAAAATTACTTTGTTTGTACTGACCTTTATTTAGAAAATTGTTTTTTTGGAGACAACTCTTCTTTATTTACGGGTAAAGCTTCCCCTGTAGAAATTGTTGCTCTAGAAAACTCAAAACTATTACGTATAAGTAAATCCAATATTGATGAATTAAAAAAGATGCAGATTGGGGCTCTATTGTTTCATACTGGCGAACTACATTCTAATATAGAAAAACAGCAACAGCAAATTGAAATGATGACGATGACTGCTGAAGAAAAATATATGAATTTACTTGAAACTAATCCTGAAGTTTTAAAAAGAATACATCAAAAACATATTGCTTCTTATTTGGGAATTACCCCACAAAGTTTAAGCAGAATACGAAAAAAAGTACGCTAG
- a CDS encoding TonB-dependent receptor, protein MARYFSIQFFLFFFFFNFTQAQTTQTIKGIVTDKYSSIPLYNVAIEVINKKSKIGTVTNNKGEFELNNLTPGNYTLSFTIIGYTPVTVEKLTLTSGKQLNINILMEEASDILNEIVITSHSKNKTINNFTSLSAQSFSVKETEKYAGTFGDPARMALNFSGITTAGDARNDIIIRGNSPIGVLWRIDGVEVNNPNHYASTGTTGGSVSIINNNTLQNSDFFISAFPAEYGNAFSGVFDLNLRNGNKNKYELTGQIGYNGVEAMIEGPFNEKYDGSFLLSYRYSVLSLLDKINPEETKEAVPNYQDLTFKLNFPLKKNNLSVFGIGGLSNINFLAEKLPDDAEQYSLSKERDLYNESNLGIIGANYKHLLNDNSYLNYNISYSTSEIITKIDSVKTATNSTPKKTKPFFRSKNKDDKLNFSLSYNNKINRRNIFKSGITFQRQYASYIDSAAINYKRLDLTTNTLVDTIGFIKTIDITNGKLDNLKVYTQWHHRFSKAFKMNLGINFQKILLNNQSSIEPRINFSYNLSKNKKIALGYGLHSKIPPIINYFALSNGQIDEIIIDKPALTNLDLSFIKSHHFVIGYKHKFNRNLHLNIETYYHYLFNIPIERTPSNFSLINTGAAFAPVYRTNLINQGTGKNYGIDFSIERFLYKKWYAKLNASIFDSKYRGSDKIERSTAFASNYSFKGLGGYQHKIDKNISANFNTTINYSGGSRKKHIDLKQSILKNRTIYDDEKIYTTREEDYFRLDFRISLQRNKDNYSEELGIDFINATNHKNTYSREFDPNTGNISKNYQQKFLAMVMYRIHF, encoded by the coding sequence ATGGCTAGGTATTTTTCAATACAGTTTTTTCTTTTCTTCTTTTTTTTCAATTTTACTCAGGCACAAACAACTCAAACAATTAAAGGAATTGTAACTGATAAATATAGCTCTATCCCATTATATAATGTTGCTATAGAAGTTATCAATAAGAAATCTAAGATTGGGACAGTAACTAATAACAAAGGTGAGTTTGAACTAAATAATCTCACTCCTGGCAACTACACATTAAGTTTTACAATAATAGGTTATACTCCTGTAACTGTAGAAAAACTAACCTTAACATCAGGAAAACAATTAAACATCAACATACTTATGGAAGAAGCTTCTGACATTTTAAATGAAATAGTTATTACCTCCCATTCAAAAAATAAAACAATCAACAACTTCACTTCCTTAAGTGCTCAGTCATTCTCTGTAAAAGAAACCGAAAAATATGCCGGCACTTTTGGAGACCCAGCTAGAATGGCTCTTAATTTTTCGGGTATAACAACCGCTGGTGATGCCAGAAATGATATAATCATAAGAGGTAACTCTCCTATAGGAGTATTATGGCGCATAGATGGTGTAGAAGTAAACAACCCTAATCACTATGCTTCTACAGGAACCACTGGAGGAAGTGTTAGCATTATAAATAACAATACATTACAAAACTCAGATTTTTTTATTAGTGCATTTCCAGCTGAATACGGAAATGCTTTTTCTGGCGTTTTTGACCTCAACTTAAGAAATGGTAATAAGAATAAATATGAATTAACTGGACAAATAGGTTATAATGGTGTTGAAGCAATGATTGAAGGTCCTTTTAATGAAAAGTATGATGGTTCATTTCTTTTATCCTATAGATACTCTGTATTGAGTTTACTTGATAAAATAAACCCTGAAGAAACTAAAGAGGCTGTTCCTAACTATCAGGATTTAACTTTTAAATTAAATTTTCCTTTAAAGAAAAATAATCTTTCTGTTTTTGGAATAGGCGGCTTAAGCAATATTAACTTTTTAGCTGAAAAATTACCTGATGATGCTGAGCAATATAGTTTATCAAAAGAAAGAGATTTATATAACGAATCTAATTTAGGCATTATAGGTGCTAATTACAAACACTTACTAAACGATAATTCTTATTTAAACTACAATATTTCTTATTCTACAAGTGAAATTATTACAAAGATTGATTCAGTTAAAACCGCTACTAATTCAACACCCAAAAAAACTAAACCTTTTTTTAGGTCTAAAAATAAAGATGATAAGCTTAACTTCTCATTAAGTTATAATAACAAAATAAACAGAAGAAACATTTTTAAATCTGGAATAACTTTTCAAAGACAATATGCTTCTTATATTGATAGTGCGGCTATAAATTATAAAAGGTTAGATTTAACTACTAATACATTAGTGGATACTATTGGTTTTATTAAAACGATAGATATTACAAATGGAAAATTGGATAATTTAAAGGTTTATACTCAGTGGCACCATCGTTTTTCTAAAGCTTTTAAAATGAACTTAGGAATTAATTTTCAGAAAATTTTATTAAACAATCAGTCTAGCATTGAACCTCGTATCAATTTCTCTTACAATTTATCCAAAAATAAAAAGATAGCTTTAGGCTACGGACTACACAGTAAAATACCGCCAATTATTAATTATTTTGCCTTATCAAATGGTCAAATTGATGAAATAATTATTGATAAACCAGCACTTACTAACTTAGATCTAAGCTTTATTAAATCCCACCACTTTGTAATTGGCTACAAACATAAATTTAACAGAAACCTACATTTGAATATAGAAACCTATTACCATTATCTTTTTAATATCCCTATAGAAAGAACTCCTTCTAATTTTTCACTTATCAATACAGGAGCTGCTTTTGCTCCAGTATACCGTACAAACCTTATTAATCAAGGAACTGGAAAAAATTACGGTATAGACTTTTCTATAGAGAGATTTCTATATAAAAAATGGTATGCTAAGCTTAATGCTTCTATTTTTGATTCAAAGTACAGAGGCAGCGATAAGATAGAAAGAAGTACCGCCTTTGCTTCTAACTATTCCTTTAAAGGTTTAGGCGGATATCAGCATAAAATAGATAAAAATATATCTGCAAATTTTAATACTACCATTAATTACTCTGGAGGCTCAAGAAAAAAACACATAGACCTTAAACAATCTATTTTAAAAAACAGAACTATTTATGATGATGAAAAAATTTACACTACTCGAGAGGAAGATTATTTCAGATTAGATTTTAGAATTTCATTACAAAGAAATAAAGATAATTATTCAGAAGAACTTGGAATTGATTTTATTAACGCTACTAATCATAAAAATACTTACTCCAGAGAATTTGACCCCAACACTGGAAATATTTCGAAAAACTATCAACAAAAATTCCTAGCCATGGTTATGTATAGAATTCATTTTTAG